AGGGGAAATTATTGGCTTAACCTGTCGTGTGGGTCGAGCGGTCTTTGGTACCATCGGCATGATTCGTGACTTGGTGGAAACTGGTAAGTCAATTTTGATGCTCGGGCGTCCTGGTGTAGGCAAAACTACTGCTTTACGGGAAATTGCCCGAGTTCTGGCAGACGAATTACACAAACGGGTAGTGATTATCGACACCTCTAATGAAATTGCCGGAGATGGTGATATTCCCCACCCAGCTATTGGTCGAGCCCGACGGATGCAGGTTGCTAGCCCAGAACATCAGCATCAGGTGATGATTGAGGCGGTGGAAAACCATATGCCAGAGGTGATCGTTATCGATGAAATTGGCACAGAACTAGAAGCTCAGGCCGCTCGTACCATTGCGGAACGGGGGGTGATGCTGGTGGGGACTGCTCACGGCAATCGGATTGAAAACTTGATTAAAAATCCCACTCTTTCGGATTTAGTAGGCGGTATCCAGGCTGTCACCCTAGGGGATGACGAAGCCAGACGGCGAGGCTCTCAGAAAACCGTTTTGGAGCGAAAAGCCCCCCCAACCTTTGAAATCGCTGTAGAAATGCTAGAGCGTAAGCGTTGGGTAGTACATGAAAGTGTTGCGGACACGGTTGATAATTTGCTCAGGGGACGTCAACCCAATCCCCCAGTTAGGACAGAGGATGAAAATGGTAAGGTCACCATTACCAGAGAATTACCTAGCGCTCCAGTTACCACTCCCCTAAATGGTCGGAGCAGGGGTCACCTTACCCTAACGACTCCTAGCCAACCAACAGGTTGGCGTTCATCTGGGCAGATGAAGCCCCTATCCCTTCAAGAACCGGAGCCAGCTCGGGAAAATAGCACCTTTGAACAGCTGCTGGCTGAATCTTGGTCACAGCAAGATATCTTGGGTCAAGGGATGGAGATGTTAGGACCCAATGGTGAGGATTTACCACTACAGGTGTATCCTTACGGCATTAGTCGTCATCAAATCGAGCAAGTGATCCAAATCCTAAATTTGCCTGTGGTCTTGACAAAAAACATGGATAGTGCTGATGTGGTTTTAGGGTTGCGATCGCATGTCAAAAGCCACTCCAAGCTAAAGTCCATTGCTAAATCTCGTCAGATCCCGATTCACGCCATCAAAGCTAGCTCCATCCCCCAGATTACTCGGGCATTACGACGTCTGTTGCACATGGACGACCCCACAATTCCCGATGCTGCTGATTTGGAGTTATTTGCCCAAAGCGGTAGCGAGGATCAAATCGAGGCTCTGGAAGAAGCCCGTTTAGCAGTTGAGCAAATTGTGATTCCCAAAGGCCAACCCGTAGAATTGTTGCCGCGATCGGCTAAGGTGCGGAAGATGCAACACGAGTTAGTTGAACACTATCGCCTCAAGTCTTCTAGCTTTGGCGATGAACCCAACCGACGTTTACGGATTTATCCGGCGTGAATCTAGGTTGAAAAGGAAGAGGGGGGACAAAAACATGCGGAGGTCAAACAATCAAGATCTCTTTCTCTTCCTTCCGGTCACCATCAACCCATCACCCCATCACCCTTTCAGCCAAAGGACAAATAACTAAAAAAAAATACTTGACATATTCCCACTCAGATCTGTTATCATCTTATAAGTGGAATCGATGGGGTGTAGCCAAGCGGTAAGGCAGCGGGTTTTGGTCCCGCCATTCCTAGGTTCGAATCCTAGCACCCCAGTTATAGTAGTCAGGTTATGGTAGTCAATCACAAACTAACCTGATAGTTCAGCAAAATAAGAAGCTTCTAAAGTCTTTAGAAGCTTCTTTTGGGTTTTTAAGGGGCGTCTAAACTAGCGGCGGCGTCTGAAGGAACGACTACCACCACGACTACTACCAAAGCCAGAAGGCGATCGCTTCGTGCTGCCAAAACCACTGCTTCTTGGTTTGGCTTTGTTAGGACTAGATGGACTAGAGGTGCGTAACTGACTTGAGCCGAAACCCTTTCCTGTGGAGCGATTAGCGTTGGGTGAGGCTTTACGAGTAGTTGCTTGATTAGCTGCAGGAGATTTTCTTAAGCTACCAGTCGTGCGGAAAGAGCGAGTATTTTTAACCACGGGTGGCGGTGCTTTGTACCGTGTTTCATATCGCTTCACTGCTTGACTATAGCTGTTACCATACCCACCATAACCAGTCAGAACCCCTCCCGCTTGATAAACCGGTGGAACGTAGTATTGAGGTCGAAATAGCATACTACCTATAGCTTGACCAGCCAAAGCACCAGCAAACGGAGCCCAGAAACTGGATTGCTGACGCACGATTACTGTTTCTTGTTGACCAGTTTGAGGATTAGGTCTAGTCTCAGTAACATTGTGGACATATTCAATCCGAAAGTCTTCAGTTAGGTACATCACCGGCTGATTGTCATCAATACTCAGATACGTATTTTCCCCAGCAGCAACCTGCTCATCAGTCAGACGTGCCATCTGCAAATCCCTGCTCCGAAACACTGGTGGACTACCCGCAGGAGTATTGAGCACCATTAGGGTATATACCCCATTAACATCATCGTAGGTTGCCTGTTGT
The Moorena sp. SIOASIH genome window above contains:
- a CDS encoding R3H domain-containing nucleic acid-binding protein gives rise to the protein MVNFPLSKLSEQQVSFNQESPVVYENSLVEAMTVRGQSSEVRDNFQLDCATIPTKEHQETVDKTQGISNCQQITDDLPKLLDILPAKIRSLLEQHPERDSLIEVIMDLGRFPEVRFRDRAEYLSDTPVTIEQINHCVERVGCFSGDNRAGIEGTLHRISAIRNRPGEIIGLTCRVGRAVFGTIGMIRDLVETGKSILMLGRPGVGKTTALREIARVLADELHKRVVIIDTSNEIAGDGDIPHPAIGRARRMQVASPEHQHQVMIEAVENHMPEVIVIDEIGTELEAQAARTIAERGVMLVGTAHGNRIENLIKNPTLSDLVGGIQAVTLGDDEARRRGSQKTVLERKAPPTFEIAVEMLERKRWVVHESVADTVDNLLRGRQPNPPVRTEDENGKVTITRELPSAPVTTPLNGRSRGHLTLTTPSQPTGWRSSGQMKPLSLQEPEPARENSTFEQLLAESWSQQDILGQGMEMLGPNGEDLPLQVYPYGISRHQIEQVIQILNLPVVLTKNMDSADVVLGLRSHVKSHSKLKSIAKSRQIPIHAIKASSIPQITRALRRLLHMDDPTIPDAADLELFAQSGSEDQIEALEEARLAVEQIVIPKGQPVELLPRSAKVRKMQHELVEHYRLKSSSFGDEPNRRLRIYPA